One segment of Desmodus rotundus isolate HL8 chromosome 6, HLdesRot8A.1, whole genome shotgun sequence DNA contains the following:
- the MC3R gene encoding melanocortin receptor 3 produces the protein MGALELLSQHLPPDVVMDAPPSSAHLSATDAFCCLLSAQPTLPNSSEHLLAPAPDNHSSGGFCKQVFIQPEVFLVLGIVSLLENVLVILAVARNSNLHSPMYLFLCSLAVADMLVSVSNALETVVIAVVNSHVPVFEDRFLQHLDNVFDSMICISLVASICNLLAIAMDRYVTIFYTLRYHSIMTVRKARALIVAIWAGCGICGVLFIVYSESKAGIVCLVTLFFAMLLLMATLYVHMLLFARLHMRRIAALPQPPGAAPPPPSCLKGTVTITLLLGVFVVCWAPFFIHLVLIIACPTNPYCVCYAAHFNTYLVLIMCDPVLDPLIYAFRSPELRNTSREILCGCRA, from the coding sequence ATGCCCCGCCCAGCTCAGCCCACCTGTCGGCCACAGACGCCTTCTGCTGCCTGCTGTCTGCCCAGCCCACGCTGCCTAACAGCTCAGAGCACCTCCTGGCCCCTGCCCCGGACAACCACAGCAGCGGGGGGTTCTGCAAGCAGGTCTTCATCCAGCCCGAGGTCTTCTTGGTGCTGGGCATCGTCAGCCTGCTGGAGAACGTCCTGGTCATCCTGGCCGTGGCCCGCAACAGCAACCTGCACTCGCCCATGTACTTGTTCCTGTGCAGCCTGGCCGTGGCGGACATGCTGGTGAGCGTGTCCAACGCCCTGGAGACCGTCGTGATCGCCGTGGTCAACAGCCACGTCCCGGTCTTCGAGGACCGGTTCCTGCAGCACCTGGACAACGTCTTCGACTCCATGATCTGCATCTCCCTGGTGGCGTCCATCTGCAACCTCCTGGCCATCGCCATGGACAGGTACGTCACCATCTTCTACACACTGCGCTACCACAGCATCATGACGGTGAGGAAGGCGCGCGCCCTGATCGTGGCCATCTGGGCGGGCTGCGGCATCTGCGGGGTGCTCTTCATCGTCTACTCCGAGAGCAAGGCGGGCATCGTGTGCCTCGTCACTCTGTTCTTCGCCATGCTGCTGCTCATGGCCACCCTCTACGTGCACATGCTCCTGTTCGCCCGGCTGCACATGCGGCGCATCGCCGCCCTGCCCCAGCCGCCAGGGGCCGCCCCGCCGCCGCCCTCCTGTCTCAAGGGGACCGTCACCATCACCCTCCTGCTGGGCGTCTTCGTGGTCTGCTGGGCGCCCTTCTTCATCCATCTGGTGCTCATCATCGCCTGCCCCACCAACCCCTACTGCGTCTGCTACGCCGCCCACTTCAACACCTACCTGGTGCTCATCATGTGCGACCCGGTCCTTGACCCCCTCATCTACGCCTTCCGCAGCCCAGAGCTGAGGAACACCTCCAGGGAGATTCTGTGCGGCTGCAGGGCCTGA